A genomic region of Arachis stenosperma cultivar V10309 chromosome 9, arast.V10309.gnm1.PFL2, whole genome shotgun sequence contains the following coding sequences:
- the LOC130951718 gene encoding uncharacterized protein LOC130951718, producing the protein MSTRRESSENGATRKRLKPEGEEEGKAEADSVRTVQEEEMEANITGSEEMELNISLILEKIENFTQRVSELLESGKTMFKELSNEFEEKLIMIHKEQVEKWQEEIKELRAIDASNEEANAVLHNARYLLQLNQND; encoded by the exons ATGTCAACTCGAAGGGAAAGCTCAGAGAATGGAGCTACAAGGAAACGCTTGAAACCTGAG GGGGAAGAAGAGGGGAAAGCTGAAGCAGATTCAGTACGTACTGTACAAGAGGAAGAAATGGAGGCCAACATTACTGGATCTGAGGAAATGGAACTGAATATCTCTCTTATTCTTGAGAAAATTGAGAATTTTACTCAAAGG GTGTCTGAGCTCTTGGAATCAGGGAAAACAATGTTTAAGGAATTAAGCAATGAATTTGAGGAGAAACTGATTAT GATTCATAAGGAGCAAGTGGAGAAATGGCaggaagaaattaaagaatTGCGTGCAATTGATGCCTCAAATGAGGAAGCTAATGCTGTTCTGCATAATGCTCGATATCTACTTCAGCTCAATCAGAATGATTAG